A genomic stretch from Empedobacter stercoris includes:
- a CDS encoding TaqI-like C-terminal specificity domain-containing protein → MKRYYYDFADLYIITTFPSLKIDIELYPAVKEHLLSFGYDRLKQTGDKGSRKKTNNKWFETQDSISYWDDFSIQKIIYPNMTKFLPFVYDLDGVYVNQKCFIITGKNIAYLTAFFNSKIFKCCFKDNFPELQGGTRELSKIFFEKIKVLEVSNNINYEINVLIDKYRNNEIKTDELDLKIDNLLYNLYNLNENEIEFIESL, encoded by the coding sequence ATTAAGCGTTATTATTATGATTTTGCGGATTTATACATTATAACAACCTTTCCTAGCCTAAAAATAGATATTGAACTATATCCTGCTGTAAAAGAGCATCTTTTAAGTTTTGGATACGATAGATTAAAACAAACTGGAGATAAAGGAAGTCGAAAAAAGACAAATAATAAGTGGTTTGAAACCCAAGATAGTATAAGTTATTGGGACGATTTTTCTATACAAAAAATTATATATCCTAATATGACAAAATTTTTACCTTTTGTATATGACTTAGATGGTGTTTATGTAAATCAAAAATGTTTTATTATCACTGGGAAAAATATAGCTTATCTGACTGCATTTTTTAATTCTAAAATTTTTAAATGTTGTTTTAAGGATAACTTCCCAGAACTTCAAGGGGGAACTAGAGAATTAAGTAAGATTTTTTTTGAAAAAATTAAAGTATTAGAAGTTTCAAATAATATCAATTATGAAATTAATGTACTAATTGATAAATACAGAAATAATGAAATTAAAACAGATGAATTGGATTTAAAAATTGATAATTTATTGTATAATCTATATAATTTAAATGAAAATGAAATAGAATTTATTGAGAGTCTATAA
- a CDS encoding master DNA invertase Mpi family serine-type recombinase, producing MIYGYIRVSTDKQTVENQRFEINQFCDNQQLFVTKWIEETISGAKQVEDRKLGKLLKKMKPGDILVCSELSRLGRNLLMIMGVLNECMNRDIQVWTIKDNYRLGSDINSKVLAFAFGLSAEIERNLISQRTKEALARKKAEGVILGRPKGRKSSKTKLTGQEKQIIELLEKNVSYSAIGRILGVHRLTVTSFIKNNPEVLAYKSDF from the coding sequence ATGATTTACGGATACATCAGAGTAAGTACAGACAAACAAACAGTAGAAAATCAACGATTCGAGATCAATCAGTTCTGCGATAATCAACAATTATTCGTAACCAAATGGATAGAAGAAACAATATCAGGCGCCAAGCAAGTAGAAGATCGTAAATTAGGTAAATTATTAAAAAAAATGAAACCTGGCGACATTTTAGTATGTTCCGAATTATCTCGTTTAGGACGTAACTTACTAATGATAATGGGGGTACTAAACGAATGTATGAATAGAGACATACAAGTATGGACTATTAAAGATAATTACAGATTAGGTAGCGACATTAATTCAAAAGTATTAGCTTTTGCTTTTGGTCTTTCTGCTGAAATAGAACGTAATTTAATTTCTCAACGTACCAAAGAAGCTTTAGCACGCAAAAAAGCAGAAGGTGTTATACTTGGACGCCCTAAAGGCAGAAAGTCGTCTAAAACGAAATTAACAGGGCAAGAAAAACAAATTATAGAGTTATTAGAAAAGAATGTTTCATACAGTGCCATTGGTCGCATATTAGGAGTACATAGATTAACAGTAACATCTTTTATAAAAAACAACCCAGAAGTATTAGCATATAAATCAGATTTTTAG
- a CDS encoding NADAR family protein yields MDTNFRKYDYNDIITFAKTDGKFGGLSNMSPGFTLFINEINIQSSEILYQACKFSLFPNIQEEIIKTQNPMDAKKISRKYNQYVRQDWEKIKFKVMRWCLEIKLIQNFNKFSNILLSTNDKIIVEFSKTDNIWGAIPTDNKNVLEGKNALGRLLMELRSKIQSGILNENSIIYPLPISGFNLYDYPIEEIRGIDYFINDLDEIYAY; encoded by the coding sequence ATGGACACGAACTTCAGAAAATATGATTATAATGATATAATTACATTTGCCAAAACAGATGGTAAATTTGGTGGACTATCTAATATGTCTCCTGGTTTTACCTTGTTTATCAATGAAATTAATATTCAAAGTTCTGAAATATTATATCAAGCTTGTAAATTTTCTTTATTTCCTAACATTCAAGAGGAGATAATTAAAACACAAAACCCAATGGATGCAAAAAAAATTAGTCGTAAATACAATCAATATGTACGTCAAGATTGGGAAAAAATAAAATTTAAAGTTATGAGGTGGTGTTTAGAAATAAAACTAATACAGAACTTTAATAAATTTTCTAACATATTGTTATCAACAAATGATAAGATTATTGTTGAATTTTCTAAAACAGATAATATTTGGGGGGCTATTCCAACAGATAATAAAAATGTTCTTGAAGGAAAAAATGCTTTAGGAAGATTATTAATGGAATTGAGATCAAAGATTCAATCAGGTATTCTTAATGAAAATTCAATAATTTATCCATTACCTATATCAGGTTTTAATTTATATGATTATCCTATTGAGGAAATTAGAGGTATCGATTACTTTATAAATGATTTAGACGAAATATACGCATATTAA